ATGCCATAACACAAAAAAAGAGGATTTTTTAATCCTCTTTTTTTGTGTTATGCAATTTTTGTAATTAATTATACAGCGCAAACTCGTCTTTACTGTATGCCAGGTTTTTCATTGCTGTGAACAAAAAATAGGGAACAACCAGAAGAATAATTGCCCAGACAATGTTACCCACAATAGTTCCTTTTTTCATGTTATTCACATAGAGATGCCCCAAAAAACCCTCAATTACCAATAGTAAACCAATTAAAAGGTTTGTGTTGTTGGTCGTTCCGCTAAAAAAAGGAAGCGCCAAAATCAGCACGCCAATAATCATTACTATTACGCCTGAATACCTTGCTAATTCTTTCATGTGTGTTTATTATATTATGTTTTTGATTTCGTAGCACAAATAAACACAAAATTCCACAAATAATAAAATTATTTAAGCTAAAAATTCAATTATGACATCAAAAACCTTCATGAAGTTGAAAACAACCTTTTTTATAATCAGGGGATAGCAAAAAATGATTATTTTTGTTAGTGCGAATTTTCTTGTGTTATGAAGTTGATAAAAAGGATTTTCATATTTTTATACCAGTGGCTTATTTTTGCGCCCATTTTCCTTCTGTTTACTATTTTAACAGCATTGACGGTAATGGTCTTTGCTCCCGTTTTTGGAAGTCGGTATTGGGGATATGTGCCCCCGAGATGGTGGTCAAGAATGACTTGCTGGCTGGCTTTATGCCGGATAAAGAGCAGCGGACACGAAAATCTCAATTCTAAACAGTCTTATGTTTTTGTAGCCAATCATCAAGGAGCTTTCGACATTTTTTTAATTTACGGTTTTTTGAACCAGAACATAAAATGGGTACAAAAAGCCAGCTTACGCAATATACCTTTGGTAGGCTTTGCATCGGAAATGGCCGGCCACGTTTTTGTGGATAATTCCAGCCCTGCAGCTCGTGCCAATACGATTCGTGAAGCCAAAAAGAAAATGACGGATGATGTTTCCATTATGCTCTTTCCTGAAGGAGCCCGGTCACGTACCGGGAAACTGGGACATTTTAAAAGGGGAGCTTATCAGATTGCTTACGACCTCAGATTACCTATCGTTCCGCTAACAATTAACGGCCCTTTCGATGTGATGAAACGTGGCTCACTTTGTTTAAAACCCAATAAACTGGAATTGATTATTCACAAGCCTATTTGTACTGAAAATTTGAATGAATGCGATATCCCTACATTGATAGATGAATCAAGGAAAATCATTCATTCTGCTTTGTGGGAGAAGTTTAAAGATTAAAACTAAAAGGAATCCGGAGTGTGGATCAATATAAAAAGAAAATGGTTGTCTCACGACAACCAATCTCCATTGTTAACCTTAAATCTAATACCATGAAAAACACGATGCAAATATAGCGTGCTTTTTAATTACAGCCAAATGTAAGGGTGAAAAAGTGACTACCCTTAACTTTATTTAATCTAAAGGGGTTAATGCAATCGAGTGCATGCGAAATTGTTTACACAATTTTGCATTATAGGTTTCGGATAAATTCTTTTTCCCAGTTAATCGTATAATTTTTTTGCAAAAAAATTGAGCAAACGCCAGTTGAAGCGGTACCAACGCCTTGTCGATTTGGGTTTTCCCCCAAATTGAAGTAAGAAACGAGGCTTTCCAGCATTGATATTCAGGTAACCCGAATCCA
This portion of the Petrimonas sulfuriphila genome encodes:
- a CDS encoding 1-acyl-sn-glycerol-3-phosphate acyltransferase is translated as MKLIKRIFIFLYQWLIFAPIFLLFTILTALTVMVFAPVFGSRYWGYVPPRWWSRMTCWLALCRIKSSGHENLNSKQSYVFVANHQGAFDIFLIYGFLNQNIKWVQKASLRNIPLVGFASEMAGHVFVDNSSPAARANTIREAKKKMTDDVSIMLFPEGARSRTGKLGHFKRGAYQIAYDLRLPIVPLTINGPFDVMKRGSLCLKPNKLELIIHKPICTENLNECDIPTLIDESRKIIHSALWEKFKD